The genomic segment CCGGACAATACCGCTTCGGCGATGCCCGATATTCGTTCATATTGGCTCGTGAGCGTGACCGGACGAACGTCCAAAGTCATGCCCGGCAGCAGGATCGGATTCATGAGCAGAAACCCGCCGGCCCGGTAATACACCTCCTGGGCGAAGATGCTGGAGTGGCTGCAGCCGGTAATGTAAATCGACCGCCCGTCCGCCACCTTGTCCGCGAGCAGCGCCGCGACGGCGGTCATCGCCTCGCGCTGCTCGCTTTGAATCCGCCGTACCGCCTCGGTTACGCACTCGCAGTATTCCGCGATCGGGTCCATCTCAATGTCCCGTCTCTTGGTAGCGCAGCATCTGCGTTTCGTTAAACTTGTCGCTGCCGGGGTTATTGATCGACTTGAGCACGGTCGGCTTGATCCCCCGCTCCAGCAGCAGTTGGACCGTCCTGGCTTCGATCGCCCACATGATGACGGCCGAAGAGATGCCCGAAGCCGGACAGATCGGCGCGTCCATGTCCGGCACCTCGATCATGGCGTCCAGCGCGGGCGCGCAGTTGTCGATCGCCAGGTCGGCCAGCTCGAACAGCCTTTTGCCGGTGGAGTGATCGCTCTTCAACAGCCGCGAGTAAGTCAGGCTCGTCAGCGCGATGACCGTGACGCCCAGCTGCCGGGCTTCGAACGCGAGATCCACGGGAAATACGGTCTTGCCCGATACGCTCCCGATGACAAGAACATCGCCGGGCTGGACGTTGCTCGACTTTAACGCATACCTCATCAGACCTTCGAGGCTGCGGTCCTTCTCCCCGTCCTCGGGACGCTTGCGGACATCGTTGTCGATCTCGAACTTCATGGAGAGCCGCTTGAAGCTGTACAGCCCGCCCGCTCTATCGATCAATTCGCTGTCCAGCATGTGACCGGTGTCGAATACATGAAGACCACTTCCCCGCTCGACCGCATCGGCGATAATGGCCGACGCCTGATCGATGACCCGGCTTTGCGTTTGCTCCACACGCTGAATTAATTCGTTAATCTTCTGAAAGTAGACTTGCTTGAGATCGAACGGTTGTGCAAGGATAACCATGCGCCTCCCCGGAATAGAGTAACAGTTCGGAATACGCCAAACCTTTCGATTTCTTTCGATCATTTATTATTTTATTATATTTCCCTGATTTTACACCTGTCAATTTATATATTTATTTCATCATTCATTGTGGATCGCAAGCTTTTGATATAAAATCATTCATAAATCCGTCCGTATATCGCAACACGCAAGGAGAGATCGCCGATGTTCGCT from the Cohnella hashimotonis genome contains:
- a CDS encoding sugar isomerase domain-containing protein, with amino-acid sequence MVILAQPFDLKQVYFQKINELIQRVEQTQSRVIDQASAIIADAVERGSGLHVFDTGHMLDSELIDRAGGLYSFKRLSMKFEIDNDVRKRPEDGEKDRSLEGLMRYALKSSNVQPGDVLVIGSVSGKTVFPVDLAFEARQLGVTVIALTSLTYSRLLKSDHSTGKRLFELADLAIDNCAPALDAMIEVPDMDAPICPASGISSAVIMWAIEARTVQLLLERGIKPTVLKSINNPGSDKFNETQMLRYQETGH